One genomic window of Paraburkholderia phytofirmans PsJN includes the following:
- a CDS encoding amino acid permease, whose amino-acid sequence MADTSYMARKSVADIVGSADADEGHSLSKSLGAISITAMGIGAIIGAGIFVLTGTAAAQFAGPSIVLSFVLGGIACAFVGLCYSELAAMLPVCGSSYTYTYATLGEIFAWIIGWDLILEYAMGAATVAVGWSGYIVSLLHNVGISIPPVLATAPGTVIKLADGTTATGIVNLPAIVIIAILTTMLVLGTKESARLNNIMVAVKLVVVVAFIALGVFFIKPANWHPFIPANTGEFGNFGMSGILRGSAVVFFAFIGFDAVSTAAQEAKKPQRDMPIGILGSLIICTILYILVAGVLTGLVPYAELNVPDPIAKGVDAIGLNWFSILIKIGALTGLTTVILVLLYGQSRIFFTMSTDGLLPPLFARVHPRLQTPYLSQILIGSVVAIVAALTPISVLGEMVSIGTLFAFILVCGAVIYLRRSDSDASRPFRVPGVPVVPVLGILFCLLLMAGLPLVTWVRLVVWLVIGMTIYMSYGRNHSRLRYPERH is encoded by the coding sequence ATGGCTGATACGAGCTACATGGCACGAAAATCCGTCGCCGATATTGTGGGAAGCGCCGACGCGGATGAAGGCCATTCACTATCGAAATCACTCGGCGCCATCAGCATTACCGCGATGGGTATCGGCGCCATCATCGGCGCCGGCATCTTCGTTCTGACGGGCACCGCCGCCGCGCAATTCGCGGGCCCGAGCATCGTCTTGTCGTTCGTGCTCGGCGGCATTGCGTGCGCGTTCGTCGGTCTCTGCTATTCGGAATTGGCTGCCATGTTGCCGGTGTGCGGCAGTAGTTACACGTACACGTATGCGACGCTGGGTGAAATTTTCGCGTGGATCATCGGCTGGGACTTGATCCTCGAATACGCGATGGGCGCGGCCACGGTCGCGGTTGGATGGTCCGGTTATATCGTCAGCTTGCTGCATAACGTGGGCATCAGTATCCCGCCTGTTCTAGCCACTGCACCCGGCACCGTCATCAAGCTAGCCGATGGCACCACCGCGACGGGCATCGTCAATTTGCCCGCTATAGTGATCATCGCGATTCTGACCACCATGCTCGTGCTCGGTACGAAAGAATCGGCGCGGCTCAACAACATCATGGTGGCGGTCAAGCTTGTCGTGGTGGTGGCCTTTATCGCGCTCGGCGTGTTTTTCATCAAGCCGGCGAACTGGCATCCGTTTATTCCCGCGAATACCGGCGAGTTCGGTAACTTTGGCATGAGCGGGATTCTGCGCGGCTCGGCCGTGGTGTTCTTTGCGTTCATCGGCTTCGATGCGGTTTCCACGGCGGCGCAGGAAGCGAAGAAACCGCAGCGGGACATGCCGATCGGTATTCTGGGGTCGCTGATCATCTGCACGATTTTGTACATTCTCGTTGCAGGTGTGCTCACTGGGCTCGTGCCTTACGCTGAGTTGAATGTTCCTGATCCGATCGCCAAGGGTGTGGATGCCATCGGCTTGAACTGGTTCTCGATTCTGATCAAGATCGGCGCGTTGACCGGATTGACCACGGTGATTCTCGTTCTCCTGTACGGGCAGAGCCGCATTTTCTTCACGATGTCGACAGATGGTTTGCTGCCGCCTCTTTTCGCGCGAGTTCATCCGCGTCTTCAGACGCCTTATTTGAGCCAGATTCTGATTGGCTCGGTCGTGGCGATTGTCGCGGCGCTGACGCCGATCAGCGTGCTGGGAGAGATGGTCAGTATCGGTACTTTGTTCGCGTTCATTCTTGTGTGCGGCGCGGTGATTTATTTGCGGCGCAGTGACTCGGATGCTTCGCGTCCTTTCAGGGTTCCTGGGGTGCCGGTCGTGCCGGTTCTGGGGATTTTGTTTTGCCTGCTGCTCATGGCCGGGCTGCCGCTTGTCACGTGGGTGCGGCTTGTTGTGTGGCTTGTGATCGGCATGACTATTTACATGTCTTATGGACGCAATCATTCGAGGTTGCGCTATCCGGAGCGGCATTGA
- a CDS encoding potassium transporter Kup, with translation MSQSVSAAPDAGHSGGRGHHRPAMPALALAALGVVYGDIGTSPLYTLQTVFNPVNGLSLNALNVVGIVSLIVWSLIIVVSLKYVTLILRANNHGEGGIMALLALAASSVSARPRLRRTLLGIGIMGAALFYGDSVITPAISVLSAVEGLEVAAPFLKTCVIPVTLVALVTLFLMQKHGTAGIGIVFGPVMVLWFIVLAVAGVVNMMRAPAILVALNPLTGLAFCLHHRWLAFVALGAVVLSLTGAEALYADMGHFGAKPIRLTWFGLVFPALALNYLGQGALLLADPGALQNPFYKLFPQWALYPMIVLSTVATVIASQAVISGTYSMTKQAMQLGFLPRMNVVYTSEREMGQIYVPGINWTLLAAVVAAVVGFGSSTALGSAYGIAVTGTMLITTILTFFVIRYAWHYNWFLCVFATGFFFLIDAAFFSANLLKLMEGGWFPLLVGLIIYTIMATWGRGWEMMRAEARVRAGTTPLKPYLATLLKESPIRCGGTAIFLSPDPDGVPHSLINNLMHNRVLHKRVVFVTVNNEEIPWVPASERVSVHPLDSECYQVTITYGFMDEVDLPRALEVCRAYGLSFEPAETSYFLSRATLVPTRDSGMAMWRERLFSVMLHNVGNVAAYLKLPANRVIELGARVEI, from the coding sequence ATGAGCCAGTCAGTATCCGCCGCGCCCGATGCGGGCCATTCCGGCGGGCGCGGGCATCACCGCCCGGCGATGCCCGCACTCGCGCTTGCAGCATTAGGTGTGGTGTATGGCGACATCGGCACCAGCCCACTGTACACGCTGCAGACGGTGTTCAATCCAGTGAACGGGCTGTCGCTCAACGCGCTGAATGTGGTCGGCATTGTGTCGCTGATCGTCTGGTCGCTGATCATCGTCGTCTCGCTCAAATACGTCACGTTGATTCTTCGCGCCAACAATCACGGCGAGGGCGGGATCATGGCGTTGCTGGCGCTGGCCGCGTCGTCGGTTTCTGCGCGGCCGCGCTTGCGTCGCACGTTGCTGGGCATCGGCATTATGGGCGCGGCGCTCTTTTACGGCGACAGTGTAATTACGCCGGCGATCTCGGTGCTGAGCGCGGTAGAAGGTCTCGAAGTGGCCGCGCCGTTCCTTAAAACCTGCGTGATTCCCGTGACGCTGGTTGCGCTGGTCACGTTGTTCCTGATGCAGAAGCATGGCACGGCCGGTATCGGCATCGTGTTCGGACCGGTGATGGTGCTCTGGTTCATCGTGCTTGCCGTGGCGGGCGTCGTCAACATGATGCGGGCGCCCGCGATTCTCGTTGCGCTCAATCCGCTCACGGGACTGGCGTTCTGCCTGCATCATCGGTGGCTCGCGTTCGTTGCTTTGGGCGCGGTCGTTCTGTCGTTGACCGGCGCGGAAGCGCTATATGCCGACATGGGGCATTTTGGCGCGAAGCCGATCCGGCTGACGTGGTTCGGCCTCGTGTTTCCAGCACTCGCGCTGAACTATCTGGGGCAGGGCGCGTTGCTGCTTGCCGATCCGGGCGCGCTGCAAAATCCGTTCTACAAACTGTTTCCGCAATGGGCGCTGTATCCGATGATCGTGCTCTCGACGGTCGCGACCGTGATCGCGTCGCAAGCCGTTATCTCGGGTACGTACTCGATGACGAAGCAGGCGATGCAACTCGGCTTTCTTCCGCGCATGAACGTCGTCTATACCTCGGAAAGGGAGATGGGGCAAATCTACGTGCCGGGCATCAACTGGACGCTATTAGCTGCTGTCGTGGCAGCGGTGGTCGGCTTCGGTTCATCCACGGCGCTCGGTTCCGCGTACGGTATCGCCGTGACGGGCACGATGCTGATCACGACCATCCTGACGTTCTTCGTCATTCGCTATGCGTGGCACTACAACTGGTTTCTATGCGTGTTCGCGACCGGCTTCTTCTTCTTGATCGACGCGGCATTTTTCTCCGCGAACCTGCTGAAGCTGATGGAAGGCGGCTGGTTCCCGCTTCTGGTCGGACTGATCATCTACACGATCATGGCGACCTGGGGACGAGGCTGGGAGATGATGCGCGCCGAAGCGCGCGTGAGAGCCGGGACGACGCCGCTCAAGCCATATCTCGCGACACTGCTGAAGGAATCGCCGATTCGTTGCGGTGGCACGGCGATCTTTCTTTCGCCGGATCCTGATGGCGTGCCGCATTCGTTGATCAACAACCTGATGCATAACCGCGTGCTGCACAAACGGGTTGTGTTCGTGACGGTGAACAACGAGGAGATACCGTGGGTGCCTGCCAGCGAGCGTGTGAGCGTGCATCCACTCGATTCTGAATGCTACCAGGTCACAATCACATATGGTTTCATGGATGAAGTCGATCTGCCGCGCGCACTTGAAGTTTGCAGGGCGTACGGTTTGTCATTCGAGCCGGCGGAGACTTCCTACTTTCTGAGCCGCGCGACTCTCGTGCCGACTCGTGATAGCGGCATGGCGATGTGGCGAGAGCGTTTGTTCTCAGTCATGTTGCATAACGTGGGTAACGTCGCGGCTTATCTGAAGCTGCCGGCCAATCGAGTGATCGAGTTGGGGGCACGGGTGGAGATTTGA
- the mntP gene encoding manganese efflux pump MntP, translating into MNPVATLFLAFAMSTDAFAAAIGKGATLNRPHWREAVRTGLIFGVIEALTPLVGWFLGKAAAQYVSAWDHWIAFSLLLVLGARMVFNSFNTKEVEETKPSAHSFWLLALTGFATSIDAMAVGAGLAFVDVNIYSTAAAIGLATMAMVTIGVMLGRVIGHVAGRRAELAGGIVLIGIGSTILAEHLNIFG; encoded by the coding sequence ATGAATCCTGTCGCCACGCTGTTCCTTGCTTTCGCCATGTCCACCGACGCCTTTGCGGCCGCAATCGGCAAGGGCGCCACGCTCAATCGTCCTCATTGGCGCGAGGCTGTCAGGACGGGACTTATCTTCGGCGTCATCGAAGCACTCACGCCCCTGGTCGGATGGTTTCTCGGCAAAGCCGCAGCGCAATACGTCTCGGCATGGGATCACTGGATCGCGTTTTCGCTGCTGTTGGTCCTCGGTGCGCGCATGGTTTTCAACAGCTTCAACACCAAGGAAGTCGAGGAGACGAAACCGTCGGCTCATTCGTTCTGGTTGCTGGCGCTGACCGGCTTTGCCACGAGTATCGATGCGATGGCGGTCGGTGCGGGTCTCGCTTTCGTGGACGTCAACATCTATTCCACTGCCGCCGCGATCGGTCTCGCCACCATGGCGATGGTCACGATCGGTGTGATGCTCGGCCGCGTCATCGGGCATGTGGCGGGCAGGCGCGCGGAACTGGCGGGCGGCATCGTGCTGATCGGCATTGGCAGCACGATCCTGGCTGAACATCTGAACATCTTCGGCTAG
- the ppnP gene encoding pyrimidine/purine nucleoside phosphorylase has protein sequence MTAATQFDQVSIVKRANVYFDGKCVSHTVLFADGTRKTLGVILPGALNFGTDAPELMEVQAGQCRIRLEGSDEWKTYAAGESFSVPGKSRFDIDVIETLDYVCSYL, from the coding sequence ATGACGGCCGCAACGCAATTCGATCAGGTTTCCATTGTTAAACGAGCCAACGTCTATTTCGACGGCAAGTGCGTCTCGCACACTGTTCTGTTCGCCGACGGCACGCGCAAAACGCTTGGCGTGATCCTGCCGGGCGCGCTCAACTTCGGCACCGACGCGCCGGAACTCATGGAAGTGCAGGCAGGCCAATGCCGCATCCGCCTCGAAGGCAGCGACGAGTGGAAGACGTATGCTGCGGGCGAGTCGTTCTCGGTGCCCGGAAAAAGCCGCTTCGATATCGACGTGATCGAAACACTCGACTACGTCTGCAGCTATCTGTAA
- a CDS encoding bifunctional diguanylate cyclase/phosphodiesterase translates to MNWARLVLIPFLVLSAALSVTWMLWDHERQAARHELLSQFNYSLGDAVSRIEQRMGTYELLLRGVQSLFAATGEIDRARFRDYVGTLNLDANFSGIQAIGIVAWVPATQMVEHIASMRRQGVPDYAIEPKGSREDYAPIIQREPFIGINRAAPGFDAWADPVRRRALEQARDSGMATLSGKVRLSVDSGNARPGFIMYLPIYARGQPQDSVAQRRAHLVGWVYASFRMHDVIASLYGEQPPGLTIAIYDGVETSAAALLHKTPEAPGHHRVTDMAANEYLVVGGHDWTLSMNAQDDFKARFGRNAALPIASTGTGLSLLLALLTWLMMTGRGRAMRLASAMTKELRENEEKFRAIADCTVNWEIWWGTDGKPRWINSAVEAYIGYTVDECMALPDFAGTVIYPADIPRVAPEFQKALQGLRGDDLEFRCVRKDGSLMWLSASWVPITDSKGEFIGFRTSGRDITERKQVEAELRIAAVAFDSMEPMMITDASATILRVNSAFTECTGYTAEEIVGQTPRVLRSGRHDDAFFQEMWEEIHSAGGWQGEVWDRRKNGEVYPKWLTISAVMSDNGTVSHYVGTHHDITERKIAEERIKELAFFDALTRLPNRTLLLDRLRQAITASARNEACGALLFIDLDHFKTLNDTLGHDKGDLLLQQVARRLADSVLESDTVARVGGDEFVVVLGNLHKNRQEAANQTEAVGERILAVLGSPYHLGKIEYRTSASIGATVFRGHQASIDELLKQADLAMYKSKERGRNAVRFFDPDMQTVVVQRAALEAGLRNAIEDNQFLLHYQAQVVGTRVTGAEALVRWQHPQRGIVPPAEFIPLAEETGLIVALGSWVLEAACAQLARWAARPDMAHLTIAVNVSVQQFRKADFVDNVLTIIGRTGARPDRLKLELTESVLVDNVQDIIEKMSALKAKGIVFALDDFGIGYSSLSYLKRLPLDQLKIDRSFVRDVLVDSNDAVIARTIVALARSLGLGVIAEGVETEAQRDFLAAAGCYAYQGYYFCRPLPIEDFEALLNNVETRQCVAERT, encoded by the coding sequence GTGAACTGGGCACGCCTCGTCCTGATTCCGTTTCTGGTCCTCTCCGCCGCGCTGAGCGTGACGTGGATGCTGTGGGACCATGAGCGGCAAGCTGCCCGTCATGAACTGCTGTCCCAGTTCAACTATTCGCTGGGCGACGCGGTCAGCCGCATCGAGCAGCGCATGGGCACGTACGAGCTCTTGTTACGCGGTGTGCAGAGCCTGTTCGCCGCGACAGGCGAGATCGACCGCGCCCGGTTTCGTGACTACGTCGGCACGCTCAATCTCGACGCCAACTTCTCCGGCATCCAGGCGATCGGTATCGTTGCGTGGGTGCCGGCGACGCAAATGGTCGAGCATATCGCGTCGATGCGCCGGCAAGGCGTGCCCGACTACGCGATCGAGCCCAAAGGCTCGCGCGAGGACTACGCGCCGATCATCCAGCGCGAGCCGTTCATCGGCATCAATCGCGCGGCGCCCGGTTTCGATGCATGGGCCGACCCGGTGCGGCGGCGTGCGTTGGAGCAGGCGCGCGACTCCGGCATGGCGACCCTTTCCGGCAAGGTTCGCCTCTCGGTGGACTCCGGCAATGCTCGCCCCGGATTCATCATGTACCTGCCGATCTATGCACGAGGCCAGCCGCAAGACAGCGTCGCCCAGCGCCGCGCGCATCTGGTCGGCTGGGTGTACGCCTCGTTCCGCATGCACGACGTCATCGCCAGCCTGTACGGCGAGCAGCCGCCCGGCCTCACTATCGCGATTTACGATGGCGTCGAAACGTCGGCCGCCGCGCTGTTGCACAAGACGCCTGAGGCGCCCGGTCATCATCGGGTCACGGACATGGCGGCCAACGAATATCTGGTGGTGGGCGGCCATGACTGGACACTCTCGATGAACGCCCAGGACGACTTCAAGGCTCGCTTCGGCCGTAACGCCGCGCTGCCTATCGCCAGCACCGGCACGGGCCTGAGCCTGCTGCTGGCGCTGCTCACCTGGCTGATGATGACCGGCCGCGGCCGCGCGATGCGGCTCGCCTCGGCAATGACAAAAGAATTGCGCGAGAACGAGGAGAAATTCCGCGCGATTGCCGACTGTACGGTCAACTGGGAAATCTGGTGGGGAACCGACGGCAAGCCGCGCTGGATCAACTCGGCGGTGGAGGCGTATATCGGCTATACGGTCGACGAGTGCATGGCCTTACCGGATTTTGCCGGCACCGTGATCTATCCCGCGGACATTCCCCGCGTGGCGCCTGAATTCCAGAAGGCGCTACAGGGTTTGCGCGGCGACGACCTCGAGTTTCGCTGCGTTCGCAAGGACGGCTCGCTCATGTGGCTGTCCGCGTCCTGGGTTCCCATTACCGATTCCAAGGGCGAGTTCATCGGCTTTCGCACGAGCGGCCGCGACATTACCGAGCGCAAGCAGGTCGAGGCTGAACTGCGCATTGCCGCTGTCGCATTCGACTCGATGGAACCGATGATGATCACCGACGCGAGCGCCACTATTCTGCGCGTGAACTCGGCCTTCACCGAATGTACCGGCTATACCGCCGAGGAGATCGTGGGCCAGACACCGCGCGTGCTTCGATCCGGCCGCCACGACGACGCATTCTTCCAGGAGATGTGGGAAGAGATTCACAGTGCGGGCGGATGGCAAGGAGAAGTCTGGGACCGCCGCAAGAACGGCGAGGTGTACCCGAAATGGCTCACGATCTCCGCCGTGATGAGCGACAACGGCACTGTCAGTCACTATGTCGGCACGCATCACGACATTACCGAACGCAAGATCGCGGAAGAGCGGATCAAGGAATTGGCCTTCTTCGATGCGTTGACCCGCTTGCCCAATCGCACCCTGCTTCTGGATCGCCTGAGGCAGGCGATCACGGCCAGTGCCCGCAATGAAGCGTGTGGCGCGCTGCTGTTCATCGACCTGGATCACTTCAAGACGTTGAACGATACCCTGGGTCACGACAAGGGCGATCTGCTGCTGCAGCAAGTGGCGCGGCGTCTGGCAGACAGCGTACTCGAAAGCGACACCGTGGCGCGAGTGGGCGGCGACGAGTTCGTGGTGGTGCTCGGCAATCTGCACAAGAACCGCCAGGAGGCGGCCAACCAGACGGAGGCCGTGGGCGAAAGAATCCTCGCTGTTCTGGGCAGTCCGTATCACCTTGGCAAGATCGAGTACCGCACGAGTGCTAGCATCGGCGCCACGGTGTTCAGAGGGCATCAGGCCTCGATCGACGAACTGCTCAAGCAGGCCGACCTCGCGATGTACAAGTCCAAGGAACGGGGACGCAACGCCGTGCGTTTCTTCGATCCCGACATGCAAACCGTCGTGGTGCAGCGAGCCGCGCTGGAAGCGGGCTTGCGCAATGCCATCGAGGACAATCAGTTCCTGCTCCACTACCAGGCGCAGGTCGTGGGTACGCGCGTGACAGGCGCGGAAGCGCTGGTGCGCTGGCAGCATCCGCAGCGCGGTATTGTGCCGCCCGCCGAGTTCATTCCGCTGGCTGAAGAGACCGGACTGATCGTTGCGCTGGGAAGCTGGGTGCTGGAGGCCGCTTGCGCGCAACTGGCGCGATGGGCTGCGCGGCCCGACATGGCGCATCTCACGATTGCGGTCAATGTCAGCGTCCAGCAGTTCCGCAAAGCCGATTTCGTGGACAACGTATTGACGATTATCGGTCGCACCGGCGCGCGGCCCGACAGGTTGAAACTGGAACTGACGGAAAGCGTGCTGGTCGACAACGTGCAGGACATCATCGAGAAGATGAGTGCGCTGAAAGCGAAAGGCATCGTCTTTGCACTCGACGATTTCGGCATCGGTTATTCGTCGCTGTCCTATTTGAAGCGCCTGCCTTTGGATCAGTTGAAGATCGACCGCTCATTTGTGCGCGATGTCCTGGTCGATTCCAACGACGCCGTGATTGCCAGAACCATCGTGGCGCTTGCGCGCAGCCTCGGTTTGGGTGTGATCGCCGAAGGCGTGGAAACAGAGGCTCAGCGGGATTTCCTCGCTGCAGCGGGGTGCTACGCGTATCAGGGCTATTATTTCTGCCGCCCGCTTCCTATCGAGGATTTTGAGGCGCTGTTGAACAATGTGGAGACACGTCAGTGCGTGGCTGAGCGAACGTGA
- a CDS encoding substrate-binding periplasmic protein produces the protein MIRQCLGGLLLALSCVGNAMAAGPDCSRSFTLALHDHGLLYSVDTDTGIDKDFADELIRRSGCQIRVSLMSRARIWKLIESGGLDFSLSGITNDERNEYADFAWYFSNKYYLLVRKDAGIHRLADFEHNDRFQLGVIRSFRYSDSANRLVDKLSAENRVSQAGGLEPLYQALILRRIQGMIIEPFDYPAIDEKKIRDVTTIVEFDDPAVRHGLIMSKKALSPAEREKWRALVNEMRADGTVRRIFEKYFKPDLADSMVDFKTQP, from the coding sequence GTGATTCGACAATGCCTCGGGGGTTTGTTGCTGGCGCTCAGTTGCGTGGGCAACGCCATGGCTGCGGGCCCCGACTGTTCGCGTTCGTTCACGCTCGCTTTACACGATCACGGTCTGCTCTATTCCGTCGACACGGATACCGGGATCGACAAGGACTTCGCTGACGAACTGATTCGCCGCAGCGGTTGCCAGATCAGAGTCAGCCTGATGTCGCGAGCCCGGATCTGGAAGCTGATTGAATCCGGCGGACTGGATTTCAGCCTGTCGGGCATTACCAACGACGAGCGTAATGAGTACGCGGACTTCGCCTGGTATTTCAGCAACAAGTACTATCTGTTGGTGCGCAAGGACGCTGGAATTCATCGGCTTGCCGACTTCGAGCACAACGACCGGTTTCAACTCGGCGTGATCCGCAGCTTCCGCTATAGCGACTCGGCCAACCGGCTGGTCGACAAGCTGTCGGCCGAAAATCGCGTCAGCCAGGCGGGCGGTCTGGAGCCGCTGTATCAGGCGCTGATTCTCCGGCGCATTCAAGGCATGATCATCGAGCCTTTCGATTACCCTGCAATCGATGAAAAGAAAATCCGCGACGTAACCACCATCGTGGAATTCGACGACCCCGCCGTGCGCCATGGCCTGATCATGTCGAAGAAGGCACTGTCGCCCGCCGAGCGCGAGAAGTGGCGCGCGCTGGTGAATGAGATGCGCGCGGACGGCACCGTGCGGCGCATCTTCGAAAAGTACTTCAAACCTGACCTCGCCGATTCGATGGTCGATTTCAAGACGCAGCCGTGA
- a CDS encoding YybH family protein, whose amino-acid sequence MIRRLLTIAAVLIGIVMVAPARSDPGSDKAAITARLQGWAQAFNARNAAGVCDVFAPDLISTVPEVLDGNRDTLCAKLAALLAKPELSLHYDSPDIREIIVSGDIAVVRLFWTLTARKGAEESVTHEAGIDIFKRQPDGKWSIARFMSFGTTPNKVLDRVSTIPQPMALFSPPC is encoded by the coding sequence ATGATCAGACGCCTGCTTACGATTGCTGCGGTGTTAATAGGCATTGTCATGGTGGCGCCGGCTCGCTCTGACCCAGGTTCGGACAAAGCGGCCATTACTGCGCGACTGCAAGGCTGGGCGCAAGCGTTCAATGCCCGCAATGCGGCAGGCGTCTGCGATGTGTTCGCGCCGGACCTGATTTCAACCGTTCCTGAAGTGCTCGATGGTAACCGGGATACGCTTTGCGCGAAGCTCGCCGCGTTGCTGGCGAAGCCCGAATTGAGCCTTCATTACGACAGTCCGGATATTCGCGAGATCATCGTTTCCGGGGATATCGCCGTAGTGCGGCTCTTTTGGACGCTCACCGCCCGTAAGGGCGCGGAAGAAAGCGTGACGCATGAGGCGGGGATCGATATTTTTAAACGGCAACCGGACGGCAAATGGTCCATCGCCCGCTTCATGTCGTTTGGCACGACGCCGAATAAGGTTCTTGACCGAGTAAGCACGATTCCCCAACCAATGGCACTATTCTCCCCACCCTGCTAG
- a CDS encoding catalase family peroxidase translates to MADRPTSNASTVRSLVLIAVVVAALAAAFAYTAGWLSPGRLTPAKIVNGLAPPGGAALGFRRNHAKGICFTGTFESNGGAATLSKAPMFAQGSYPVTGRFNLATADPKAPDATVRVRGLSLRIVGPDGSEWRTAMIDAPFFPVATPQAFYALLQASADKNDPDAMKNFVAAHPEFGTFVGWAGSAPWTASYAQDRYNSLNSFIFTNAQGQEQPVRWSFVPAAQPEAVSPDQLKAKGPDFLATDITQRVQSAPQRWTLVITAANPGDPTADPSKAWPEDRRKVEAGTLVVNAIEPEADGPCRDLNFDPTVLPSGMHVSDDPFPAARSAAYSVSFNRRTAEDKDYPRHPAGGATP, encoded by the coding sequence ATGGCCGACAGACCGACTTCCAACGCCTCCACAGTCCGTTCGCTCGTTCTGATTGCAGTCGTCGTGGCCGCGCTGGCCGCGGCCTTCGCCTATACGGCCGGCTGGCTCTCGCCGGGGCGGCTCACGCCGGCAAAGATCGTCAACGGTCTCGCGCCGCCGGGCGGCGCGGCGCTCGGCTTCCGGCGCAATCATGCCAAGGGCATCTGCTTTACCGGTACTTTCGAATCGAACGGCGGAGCCGCGACCCTCTCCAAAGCGCCCATGTTCGCGCAAGGCTCGTATCCGGTCACAGGACGATTCAACCTCGCCACGGCCGACCCTAAAGCGCCGGATGCCACAGTCAGGGTGCGAGGCCTCAGCCTGCGCATCGTCGGACCGGATGGAAGCGAATGGCGCACGGCGATGATCGACGCGCCCTTCTTCCCGGTCGCCACACCGCAGGCGTTCTACGCTCTGCTTCAGGCGTCGGCCGATAAGAACGATCCGGACGCGATGAAGAATTTTGTCGCCGCGCACCCGGAATTCGGCACGTTCGTCGGCTGGGCCGGCAGCGCGCCGTGGACGGCCTCGTACGCGCAGGACCGCTACAACAGCCTGAATAGCTTCATCTTCACGAATGCCCAGGGGCAGGAGCAGCCCGTGCGCTGGTCCTTCGTACCGGCCGCGCAGCCCGAGGCCGTCTCCCCAGACCAGTTGAAGGCAAAGGGTCCCGACTTCCTCGCCACGGATATCACGCAGCGGGTGCAAAGCGCCCCGCAACGCTGGACGCTGGTCATCACCGCCGCCAATCCCGGCGACCCGACCGCCGACCCCAGCAAAGCCTGGCCGGAAGATCGTCGCAAGGTGGAGGCGGGCACGCTGGTGGTCAACGCGATCGAACCCGAGGCCGACGGTCCGTGCCGCGATCTCAACTTCGATCCCACGGTGCTGCCGTCCGGCATGCACGTCTCGGACGACCCGTTTCCGGCCGCGCGCTCAGCCGCCTATTCCGTCTCGTTCAACCGGCGGACCGCCGAGGATAAGGACTATCCGCGCCATCCGGCGGGAGGAGCCACGCCATGA
- a CDS encoding cytochrome b, which translates to MTTPIHARFTPLQRALHWLMAVCILAMLFIGVGMVSTVRPDYLSLVSIHKPLGIVILVLALIRLVVRLTRGAPPLPASMPEPMKLAAHLSHLAFYLLMIGLPLIGWGMLSAADYPVVVFGIHLPPILPHSNGLHTLLWNAHRTLALCFFALILLHLAAALLHALVRRDGVFEAMASWSKR; encoded by the coding sequence ATGACGACCCCGATCCACGCTCGCTTCACTCCGCTGCAACGCGCGCTTCACTGGCTCATGGCGGTCTGCATTCTGGCGATGCTGTTCATCGGCGTCGGGATGGTGTCCACCGTTCGGCCGGATTATCTTTCGCTGGTGTCGATCCACAAGCCTCTGGGCATCGTGATTCTCGTGCTGGCGCTGATTCGCCTGGTGGTGAGGTTGACGCGCGGCGCGCCGCCGCTGCCGGCGTCGATGCCGGAGCCGATGAAACTCGCCGCCCACCTGTCGCATCTCGCGTTCTATCTATTGATGATCGGACTGCCGCTGATCGGCTGGGGCATGTTGTCGGCGGCGGACTATCCCGTCGTAGTGTTCGGGATACATTTGCCGCCTATCCTGCCGCATAGCAATGGTTTGCACACGCTGCTGTGGAACGCGCATAGAACACTCGCGCTATGTTTCTTCGCGCTAATCCTGCTGCACCTGGCGGCGGCGCTTCTGCACGCGCTGGTGAGACGTGACGGTGTATTCGAGGCGATGGCATCCTGGTCGAAGCGGTGA